Proteins found in one Roseovarius pelagicus genomic segment:
- a CDS encoding substrate-binding protein, translating to MSKSNFTRRGLLKTSAAAGAGLALPTYLSAASHSGYTNAPSGSTVTLGFNVPQTGPYAEEGLDELRAQELAVEHLNGEGDGGMLNTFSSKALKGNGILGKKVTFVTGDTQTKSDAARASAKSMIEKDGAIMINGGSSSGVAVAVQGLCQDAGVIFMAGLTHSNDTTGKDKKANGFRHFFNGYMSAAALAPVLKNAYGSERRAYHLTADYTWGWTQQESIAAATEAIGWETVNNVLTPLASTDFSSYIAPVLNSGADVLVLNHYGGNMVNSLSNAIEFDLLSKQVNGKNFEIVVPLYSELMAAGAGDNVKGVIGSMNWNWQLQDEGSKAFTKSFGEKYGRPPSNSAHTCYVQTLLYADACERAGTFNPCGVVEALEDFDFDGMGNGPTTYRGADHQCFKDVLVMKGKENPTNQYDTLEIVEVTPRAQVEYAPDHPMFAGGDLGKCNPGA from the coding sequence ATGTCCAAATCAAATTTCACGCGCCGGGGCCTGCTAAAGACCAGTGCCGCCGCCGGTGCTGGTCTGGCGCTGCCGACCTATCTGAGCGCCGCGTCGCATTCCGGTTATACCAATGCCCCGTCCGGCAGCACAGTCACGCTGGGCTTTAACGTTCCGCAGACCGGCCCCTACGCCGAAGAAGGTCTGGACGAACTGCGCGCTCAGGAGCTTGCGGTCGAGCACCTCAACGGTGAGGGTGACGGCGGCATGCTGAATACGTTCAGCTCCAAGGCGCTGAAAGGAAACGGTATTCTGGGTAAGAAAGTCACCTTCGTAACGGGCGACACCCAGACCAAATCAGACGCCGCACGCGCATCGGCCAAGTCGATGATCGAAAAAGACGGCGCGATCATGATCAACGGCGGCTCGTCTTCGGGCGTGGCTGTTGCGGTTCAGGGTCTGTGTCAGGATGCGGGCGTCATTTTCATGGCAGGGCTTACGCACTCCAACGACACCACCGGCAAGGACAAGAAGGCCAACGGCTTCCGTCACTTCTTTAACGGTTACATGTCTGCTGCGGCTTTGGCACCCGTGCTGAAAAATGCCTATGGATCAGAGCGCCGCGCCTATCACCTGACGGCTGACTACACTTGGGGCTGGACGCAGCAGGAATCGATCGCAGCCGCGACCGAAGCCATCGGTTGGGAAACCGTGAACAACGTTCTGACACCGCTGGCGTCCACGGACTTCTCGTCCTACATCGCGCCGGTTCTGAACTCGGGCGCCGACGTTTTGGTTCTGAACCACTACGGCGGGAACATGGTGAACTCGCTGTCGAACGCCATCGAATTCGATTTGCTGAGCAAGCAGGTCAACGGCAAGAACTTCGAAATCGTCGTACCGCTTTATTCGGAATTGATGGCCGCTGGTGCGGGCGACAACGTGAAGGGTGTTATCGGTTCGATGAACTGGAACTGGCAGCTGCAAGACGAAGGCTCCAAGGCGTTCACCAAGTCGTTCGGCGAAAAGTACGGCCGTCCGCCATCCAACTCGGCACACACCTGCTACGTACAGACCCTGCTCTATGCGGATGCGTGCGAACGTGCGGGCACGTTCAATCCATGCGGCGTGGTCGAAGCCCTCGAAGATTTCGACTTCGACGGCATGGGCAATGGCCCCACCACCTACCGTGGCGCCGATCACCAGTGCTTCAAGGACGTGCTGGTTATGAAAGGCAAAGAGAACCCGACAAACCAGTACGACACGCTGGAAATCGTCGAGGTGACACCGCGGGCACAGGTCGAATACGCACCTGATCACCCGATGTTCGCAGGTGGCGATCTGGGCAAGTGTAACCCAGGCGCCTGA
- a CDS encoding branched-chain amino acid ABC transporter permease encodes MLGLNKKDFQLLLIVVALTALAPFILNPFPEGSAMAQFNAGYPDLMQKFVIFGIFAIGFNILFGLTGYLSFGHAAFLGVGSYSCVWMFKLLGYNVMPGILLSIVTSGIFAYLIGVVSLRRSGIYFSILTLAFAQMSFALAYSVLSNPKFNLTNGETGLQVYANDPQWMHSASKPDLPHFFGISMRATHEMEVGAWAFQFNFGYYLCALIMIAAFYLSIRIFRSPFGMMLRAVKSNNTRMYYTGLNARPYTLAAFVISGMYAGLAGGLLSAVDPLAGAERMQWTASGEVVLMTILGGAGTLIGPVLGSGLIKYFENIFSKINDSVLHGWFSFLPDGIEDFMVTIVHPFVGKGWHLTLGVLFMLIVIFLPGGLVQGGQKIRGLFTGRTEAEQAEADANHSTPAE; translated from the coding sequence ATGCTCGGATTGAACAAAAAAGACTTCCAATTGCTGCTGATCGTCGTCGCATTGACGGCATTGGCTCCCTTCATCCTGAACCCCTTTCCCGAAGGTTCGGCCATGGCGCAATTCAACGCCGGCTACCCAGACCTGATGCAGAAATTCGTGATCTTCGGCATCTTCGCAATCGGGTTCAATATCCTGTTTGGTCTGACCGGTTATCTCAGCTTCGGGCACGCCGCCTTTCTCGGGGTTGGTTCCTACAGCTGCGTCTGGATGTTCAAGCTGTTGGGTTACAACGTCATGCCGGGCATCTTGCTCAGCATCGTTACCTCGGGCATCTTTGCCTATCTGATCGGTGTGGTCAGCCTGCGGCGGTCGGGCATCTATTTCTCGATCCTGACGCTGGCCTTTGCGCAGATGTCGTTTGCCTTGGCCTATTCGGTCCTGTCGAACCCCAAGTTCAACCTGACCAATGGCGAGACCGGGTTGCAGGTCTACGCCAACGATCCGCAATGGATGCATTCGGCCAGCAAGCCGGACCTGCCGCACTTCTTTGGCATCAGCATGCGGGCCACCCATGAAATGGAAGTCGGCGCGTGGGCGTTTCAGTTCAACTTTGGATACTACCTCTGTGCGCTCATTATGATCGCCGCGTTCTACCTCAGCATTCGCATCTTCCGGTCGCCTTTCGGGATGATGCTGCGCGCCGTCAAATCGAACAATACCCGGATGTATTACACCGGGCTGAATGCGCGTCCCTACACGCTGGCGGCCTTTGTGATCTCTGGCATGTATGCCGGGCTGGCCGGTGGGCTTTTGTCGGCGGTGGATCCGTTGGCCGGTGCTGAACGGATGCAATGGACCGCCTCTGGTGAGGTCGTTCTGATGACCATCCTCGGAGGGGCTGGCACGCTGATCGGGCCGGTACTCGGCTCTGGTCTGATCAAATACTTCGAAAACATCTTCTCAAAGATCAATGACAGCGTTCTGCACGGTTGGTTCTCGTTCCTGCCTGACGGGATTGAGGACTTCATGGTGACGATTGTACATCCGTTCGTCGGCAAAGGCTGGCACCTGACACTGGGTGTTCTGTTCATGCTGATCGTGATCTTTCTTCCGGGCGGGCTGGTACAGGGTGGCCAAAAGATCCGTGGCCTATTTACCGGGCGGACCGAGGCCGAGCAGGCCGAAGCCGACGCCAACCATTCCACGCCTGCGGAATAA
- a CDS encoding branched-chain amino acid ABC transporter permease has translation MDAIILQILNGLDKGSAYALIALGLTLIFGTLGVVNFAHGAIFMLGAFCAVTLSKIFSISYQTVDETQTDFLGNPLKVDTPYVEYWFGPEMGAALIDWSVPLAILFSIPVMIAVGVIMERGLIKHFYRRPHADQILVTFGLAIVLQEVIKYYFGANPIPTPAPDMFRGSYDFSPLLGFDPNSVIYPVWRLIYFAFSALIIGAVFAFLQFTTFGMVVRAGMADRETVGLLGINIDKRFTIMFGIAAAVAGLAGVMYAPINAPNYHMGMDFLVLSFVVVVVGGMGSLPGAVAAGFLLGILESFASTTWATTTIPGINQIIIYLVAIIILLTRPRGLMGKKGVMEE, from the coding sequence ATGGACGCAATTATCCTTCAAATTCTGAACGGCTTGGACAAAGGATCGGCCTATGCGCTGATCGCGCTGGGCCTCACGCTGATCTTCGGTACGCTGGGTGTGGTAAACTTCGCCCACGGCGCCATCTTCATGCTCGGGGCATTCTGCGCCGTCACACTGTCGAAAATCTTTAGCATCAGCTATCAGACTGTCGACGAAACCCAGACTGATTTTCTGGGCAATCCGTTAAAGGTCGACACGCCTTATGTCGAATACTGGTTCGGCCCCGAAATGGGCGCGGCCCTGATCGACTGGTCCGTACCACTGGCAATCCTGTTCTCAATACCCGTCATGATCGCTGTCGGCGTCATTATGGAGCGCGGTCTGATCAAGCATTTTTACAGACGCCCCCATGCCGACCAGATCCTAGTGACCTTTGGTCTGGCAATCGTGCTGCAGGAAGTCATCAAATACTACTTTGGCGCCAACCCAATTCCGACGCCTGCGCCGGATATGTTCCGTGGCAGCTATGATTTCAGCCCGCTTCTGGGGTTCGATCCGAATTCGGTCATCTACCCTGTCTGGCGGCTTATCTACTTTGCCTTCTCGGCACTCATCATAGGTGCGGTATTCGCCTTTCTGCAATTCACCACATTCGGGATGGTGGTCCGGGCCGGCATGGCCGATCGCGAGACTGTTGGCCTTCTGGGCATCAACATCGACAAGCGGTTTACCATCATGTTTGGCATCGCGGCCGCGGTGGCCGGGCTCGCCGGGGTGATGTACGCCCCGATCAACGCCCCCAACTATCACATGGGCATGGATTTTCTGGTTCTCAGCTTCGTGGTTGTGGTCGTCGGTGGCATGGGCTCTTTGCCCGGCGCCGTCGCGGCCGGCTTCCTGCTGGGGATTTTGGAGAGCTTTGCATCAACGACCTGGGCGACGACAACAATCCCGGGCATCAACCAGATCATCATCTACCTTGTCGCGATCATAATCCTGCTGACACGTCCGCGGGGCCTGATGGGCAAAAAAGGCGTGATGGAGGAATAA